A genomic region of Glycine max cultivar Williams 82 chromosome 15, Glycine_max_v4.0, whole genome shotgun sequence contains the following coding sequences:
- the LOC100815102 gene encoding protein FAR1-RELATED SEQUENCE 4 isoform X2, whose translation MDSSAVVGSTISEPHNDMEFESHEAAYAFYKEYAKSAGFGTAKLSSRRSRASKEFIDAKFSCIRYGNKQQSDDAINPRPSPKIGCKASMHVKRRLDGKWYVYSFVKEHNHELLPAQAHFFRSHRSSDPLSNDVRMRRRKNSNAVSKLFTANQNVDCLENFVKHQHDKGRSLVLEAGHAHLLLELFMHMQEENPKFFYAVDLNEEHRLRNVFWVDAKGLEDFTYFSDVVSFDTTYFTSKYKIPLVLFIGVNHHIQPTLLGCALIADETIYTFAWLLQTWLIAMGERTPQVFLTDQNEAIKAAVAAFLPGTRHCFCLWHILEKIPKQLEFLGAWHDSFLEKFNNCIYKSCTEEQFDKRWWELVDDFNLRDVEWVQSLYDDRTCWVPTFMKDISFAGLSTSSRSESLNSLFDKYIQVDTSLRDFIEQYRVILEDRHEEEAKANFDAWHETPDLKSPSPFEKQMLLVYTHEIFRKFQVEVLGAAACHLKKENDCMTTTYTVKDFENNQTYMVEWNTSTSNICCSCHLFEYKGYLCRHAIVVLQMSGVFSIPPKYILQRWTNAAMSRHPIGGKMEEVQSKVRRFNDLCRRAIILGEEGSLSQESYYMALGAISEALKQCANLNSSVENGMRPDASSTHVVCNVEKEYQSIITSNNKIPDPKLNTGKKAVRTGMAGRSLGSVENSEGNKGKVSQVEEGMVKDGFQQMID comes from the exons ATGGATTCTTCTGCTGTCGTGGGTAGCACAATTTCAGAGCCTCATAATGATATGGAATTTGAATCTCATGAAGCGGCATATGCATTTTACAAAGAATATGCTAAGTCTGCAGGGTTTGGCACTGCTAAGTTGAGCAGTCGGCGGTCCAGGGCATCAAAAGAATTTATTGATGCCAAATTTTCATGTATAAGATATGGTAATAAGCAGCAATCTGATGATGCAATTAATCCACGCCCGTCTCCAAAAATTGGTTGTAAAGCAAGCATGCATGTGAAGAGAAGGCTAGATGGTAAATGGTATGTCTATAGCTTTGTGAAGGAGCATAATCATGAGCTTTTACCAGCTCAAGCTCATTTTTTCCGGAGTCACAGGAGTTCTGATCCACTAAGTAATGATGTTCGAATGCGAAGGCGGAAGAACTCAAATGCAGTTTCTAAATTATTTACTGCAAATCAGAATGTTGATTGCTTAGAGAACTTTGTGAAACATCAACATGATAAAGGACGGAGTTTGGTTCTAGAAGCAGGACATGCTCACTTGCTTCTTGAACTCTTCATGCACATGCAGGAAGAGAATCCAAAATTCTTCTATGCAGTTGATTTGAATGAAGAACATCGACTAAGAAATGTGTTCTGGGTTGATGCTAAAGGCTTGGaagattttacttatttttctgATGTTGTTTCTTTTGACACAACATATTTTACAAGCAAATATAAAATACCATTGGTATTGTTCATTGGAGTAAACCATCATATTCAACCAACATTGCTTGGTTGTGCATTGATTGCTGATGAGACAATATATACTTTTGCCTGGTTACTGCAAACATGGCTCATAGCAATGGGAGAACGAACTCCACAAGTGTTTCTCACTGACCAAAACGAGGCTATTAAAGCAGCTGTTGCTGCATTTCTTCCAGGAACACgtcattgtttttgtttgtggCATATTTTGGAAAAGATACCAAAACAACTGGAATTTCTCGGTGCGTGGCATGATAGCTTTTTGGAAAAATTTAACAACTGTATATACAAATCATGTACAGAGGAGCAATTTGATAAGAGATGGTGGGAGTTGGTTGATGACTTTAACCTTAGAGATGTTGAGTGGGTTCAATCCTTATATGATGACCGTACATGTTGGGTGCCAACTTTTATGAAAGATATTTCCTTTGCTGGCTTGTCTACTAGTTCACGCTCAGAAAGTTTAAATTCATTGTTTGACAAATATATCCAAGTTGATACTTCATTGAGAGATTTTATAGAACAGTATAGAGTGATTCTTGAAGATAGGCATGAAGAGGAAGCCAAAGCAAATTTTGATGCCTGGCATGAAACACCTGACCTGAAGTCTCCTTCCCCTTTTGAAAAGCAAATGTTGTTAGTTTACACACATGAAATTTTTAGAAAGTTCCAGGTTGAGGTTTTGGGTGCCGCTGCTTGCCAtcttaagaaagaaaatgattgCATGACTACTACTTATACTGTGAAAGACTTTGAAAACAACCAAACTTATATGGTAGAATGGAACACATCAACCTCAAATATATGTTGTTCATGTCATTTGTTTGAATATAAAGGTTATCTCTGTAGACATGCTATTGTTGTTCTACAAATGTCTGGTGTTTTCAGCATTCCACCAAAGTATATATTGCAAAGATGGACAAATGCTGCTATGAGCAGGCATCCTATTGGTGGAAAAATGGAAGAGGTTCAATCAAAGGTGCGGCGATTCAATGATTTGTGTAGACGGGCCATAATATTAGGTGAAGAAGGTTCTTTGTCACAAGAAAGTTACTATATGGCTTTAGGTGCCATAAGTGAGGCACTAAAGCAATGTGCAAACTTAAACAGTTCTGTTGAGAATGGTATGAGACCTGATGCCTCAAGTACCCATGTTGTTTGTAATGTTGAAAAAGAATATCAATCTATTATTACATCTAATAATAAGATCCCTGATCCAAAACTGAATACGGGAAAGAAAGCTGTGAGGACTGGTATGGCTGGTAGGAGTCTAGGAAGTGTTGAAAACAGTGAAGGAAATAAAGGAAAG GTATCTCAGGTCGAAGAAGGTATGGTGAAAGATGGTTTTCAACAAATG ATTGATTAA
- the LOC100815102 gene encoding protein FAR1-RELATED SEQUENCE 4 isoform X1: protein MDSSAVVGSTISEPHNDMEFESHEAAYAFYKEYAKSAGFGTAKLSSRRSRASKEFIDAKFSCIRYGNKQQSDDAINPRPSPKIGCKASMHVKRRLDGKWYVYSFVKEHNHELLPAQAHFFRSHRSSDPLSNDVRMRRRKNSNAVSKLFTANQNVDCLENFVKHQHDKGRSLVLEAGHAHLLLELFMHMQEENPKFFYAVDLNEEHRLRNVFWVDAKGLEDFTYFSDVVSFDTTYFTSKYKIPLVLFIGVNHHIQPTLLGCALIADETIYTFAWLLQTWLIAMGERTPQVFLTDQNEAIKAAVAAFLPGTRHCFCLWHILEKIPKQLEFLGAWHDSFLEKFNNCIYKSCTEEQFDKRWWELVDDFNLRDVEWVQSLYDDRTCWVPTFMKDISFAGLSTSSRSESLNSLFDKYIQVDTSLRDFIEQYRVILEDRHEEEAKANFDAWHETPDLKSPSPFEKQMLLVYTHEIFRKFQVEVLGAAACHLKKENDCMTTTYTVKDFENNQTYMVEWNTSTSNICCSCHLFEYKGYLCRHAIVVLQMSGVFSIPPKYILQRWTNAAMSRHPIGGKMEEVQSKVRRFNDLCRRAIILGEEGSLSQESYYMALGAISEALKQCANLNSSVENGMRPDASSTHVVCNVEKEYQSIITSNNKIPDPKLNTGKKAVRTGMAGRSLGSVENSEGNKGKVSQVEEGMVKDGFQQMELIDSRSQSVMPMQFHGVVPALFHNISSPFHTAPSTHLHENR from the exons ATGGATTCTTCTGCTGTCGTGGGTAGCACAATTTCAGAGCCTCATAATGATATGGAATTTGAATCTCATGAAGCGGCATATGCATTTTACAAAGAATATGCTAAGTCTGCAGGGTTTGGCACTGCTAAGTTGAGCAGTCGGCGGTCCAGGGCATCAAAAGAATTTATTGATGCCAAATTTTCATGTATAAGATATGGTAATAAGCAGCAATCTGATGATGCAATTAATCCACGCCCGTCTCCAAAAATTGGTTGTAAAGCAAGCATGCATGTGAAGAGAAGGCTAGATGGTAAATGGTATGTCTATAGCTTTGTGAAGGAGCATAATCATGAGCTTTTACCAGCTCAAGCTCATTTTTTCCGGAGTCACAGGAGTTCTGATCCACTAAGTAATGATGTTCGAATGCGAAGGCGGAAGAACTCAAATGCAGTTTCTAAATTATTTACTGCAAATCAGAATGTTGATTGCTTAGAGAACTTTGTGAAACATCAACATGATAAAGGACGGAGTTTGGTTCTAGAAGCAGGACATGCTCACTTGCTTCTTGAACTCTTCATGCACATGCAGGAAGAGAATCCAAAATTCTTCTATGCAGTTGATTTGAATGAAGAACATCGACTAAGAAATGTGTTCTGGGTTGATGCTAAAGGCTTGGaagattttacttatttttctgATGTTGTTTCTTTTGACACAACATATTTTACAAGCAAATATAAAATACCATTGGTATTGTTCATTGGAGTAAACCATCATATTCAACCAACATTGCTTGGTTGTGCATTGATTGCTGATGAGACAATATATACTTTTGCCTGGTTACTGCAAACATGGCTCATAGCAATGGGAGAACGAACTCCACAAGTGTTTCTCACTGACCAAAACGAGGCTATTAAAGCAGCTGTTGCTGCATTTCTTCCAGGAACACgtcattgtttttgtttgtggCATATTTTGGAAAAGATACCAAAACAACTGGAATTTCTCGGTGCGTGGCATGATAGCTTTTTGGAAAAATTTAACAACTGTATATACAAATCATGTACAGAGGAGCAATTTGATAAGAGATGGTGGGAGTTGGTTGATGACTTTAACCTTAGAGATGTTGAGTGGGTTCAATCCTTATATGATGACCGTACATGTTGGGTGCCAACTTTTATGAAAGATATTTCCTTTGCTGGCTTGTCTACTAGTTCACGCTCAGAAAGTTTAAATTCATTGTTTGACAAATATATCCAAGTTGATACTTCATTGAGAGATTTTATAGAACAGTATAGAGTGATTCTTGAAGATAGGCATGAAGAGGAAGCCAAAGCAAATTTTGATGCCTGGCATGAAACACCTGACCTGAAGTCTCCTTCCCCTTTTGAAAAGCAAATGTTGTTAGTTTACACACATGAAATTTTTAGAAAGTTCCAGGTTGAGGTTTTGGGTGCCGCTGCTTGCCAtcttaagaaagaaaatgattgCATGACTACTACTTATACTGTGAAAGACTTTGAAAACAACCAAACTTATATGGTAGAATGGAACACATCAACCTCAAATATATGTTGTTCATGTCATTTGTTTGAATATAAAGGTTATCTCTGTAGACATGCTATTGTTGTTCTACAAATGTCTGGTGTTTTCAGCATTCCACCAAAGTATATATTGCAAAGATGGACAAATGCTGCTATGAGCAGGCATCCTATTGGTGGAAAAATGGAAGAGGTTCAATCAAAGGTGCGGCGATTCAATGATTTGTGTAGACGGGCCATAATATTAGGTGAAGAAGGTTCTTTGTCACAAGAAAGTTACTATATGGCTTTAGGTGCCATAAGTGAGGCACTAAAGCAATGTGCAAACTTAAACAGTTCTGTTGAGAATGGTATGAGACCTGATGCCTCAAGTACCCATGTTGTTTGTAATGTTGAAAAAGAATATCAATCTATTATTACATCTAATAATAAGATCCCTGATCCAAAACTGAATACGGGAAAGAAAGCTGTGAGGACTGGTATGGCTGGTAGGAGTCTAGGAAGTGTTGAAAACAGTGAAGGAAATAAAGGAAAG GTATCTCAGGTCGAAGAAGGTATGGTGAAAGATGGTTTTCAACAAATG GAGCTGATTGATTCGAGATCACAGAGTGTCATGCCAATGCAGTTTCACGGTGTGGTACCCGCTCTGTTCCATAATATATCGTCACCATTTCATACTGCACCTTCAACTCATTTGCACGAGAACCGTTAG